Proteins co-encoded in one Malus domestica chromosome 09, GDT2T_hap1 genomic window:
- the LOC103411733 gene encoding uncharacterized protein, which produces MFTNDRRQEERTGRSGTPRLQYLQELVTRFQSTTDDEEAKEKIVANLANFAYDPYNYAFLRQLNVLELFVDCITEPNEKLVEFGVGGICNCCADPANAAIIAQCGGISLVIQCLSSPVRNTVNYAIGSLYYLCNAPNKKEIIKPEVVDVMKRYAAAEAVNVSFSNLAKAFLDKHVSENNLKAK; this is translated from the exons ATGTTTACGAATGATCGGAGGCAAGAAGAGCGAACTGGAAGATCTGGAACTCCGAGGCTGCAATACCTTCAG GAGTTGGTGACTCGATTTCAGAGTACAACTGATGATGAAG AGGCAAAAGAGAAAATTGTTGCTAATTTGGCAAACTTTGCTTATGATCCTTACAACTATGCCTTTTTGCGCCAG CTCAATGTGTTGGAATTGTTTGTGGACTGCATAACCGAACCAAATGAGAAGCTGGTGGAATTTGGTGTAGGAGGGATATGCAATTGTTGTGCTG ATCCGGCAAATGCTGCAATTATCGCTCAATGTGGAGGAATCTCTCTTGTTATTCAATGTTTATCAAGTCCAGTCAGAAACACT GTGAATTATGCAATTGGATCCCTATATTATCTATGCAACGCACCTAACAAGAAGGAGATTATAAAGCCAGAGGTGGTTGATGTCATGAAGAGATATGCTGCAGCTGAAGCAGTAAATGTCAGTTTCAGTAATCTGGCCAAGGCATTTTTGGACAAACATGTTTCTGAAAACAACTTGAAGGCAAAGTAG